In Terriglobus aquaticus, the genomic window AGTACCGAGGCCTTCTGCGAGCGGCCGCCGGTCTTGCAGTGCACGAGGATCTCATCGTTCTCGTGGCCACGCAATTCGCTCAGGCGCTGCTCCAACTGGCCTACCGGGATCTGCGGCGCACCGATGGAGGCGATCTGTGCCTCGTGCGGCTCGCGAACATCCAGGATGAACGCCTTGCCCTCATCGCGCTTCGCCTTCAACTCTTCCACGGTGATCTGCGGAATCCCATCCACCTCGTTCGCGCCCTGCGCCACTGCGCCGTGTGACGAGACCTCGAGCGGGCCGGCCTCAACCGGCGGAGCCACGCCGCAGAACTGGTTGTAGTCGATCAGTTCCTGGATCTCGTGCGTGCCGCAGGCGGGGCAGTTGGGGTTCTTGCGCAGCTTCAGCGTGCGGAAGGTCATCCCGAGTGAGTCCACCAGCAACAAGCGCCCGATGAGTGGCTCGCCGATGCCGAGGATCAGCTTAATGACCTCGGTCGCCTGGATCACACCTACGAGTCCGGGCAGGATGCCGAGCACGCCACCTTCGGCGCAGCTCGGAACAAGTCCCGGCGGTGGCGGCTCAGGATAAAGGCAGCGGTAGCACGGGCCTTCCTCGGTGGCGAAGACGGATGCCTGGCCCTCGAAGCGGAAGATCGATCCGTACGCGTTCGGCTTGCCCGTCAGAACGCAGGCATCGTTGACCAGGTAGCGCGTCTGAAAGTTGTCGGTGCCGTCGGCAATCACGTCGTAGTCGCGAAAGATCTCAAGAGCGTTGGCGCTGGTCAGCATCGTGTTGTGCTTCACCACGTTCGTGTTCTTGTTCAGACCTTTGATCATCAGCTCGGCGGAATCCACCTTCAGCTTGCCGACGGTGGCCTGCGAGTGGATGATCTGGCGCTGCAGGTTGCTCTCGTCGACCACGTCGAAATCGACCAGGCCGATGGTGCCCACACCCGCGGCAGCCAGGTACAGTGCCAGCGGAGCGCCTAAGCCGCCGGTGCCCACGCACAGCACCTTGGCGGCTTTCAGTTTGCGCTGCCCGTCCATGCCCACCTCGGGCAGGATCAGGTGGCGCGAATAGCGCGCGATCTCGTCGTTGCTCAGCGTCGGCAGCTCGGTGGTTGGCTCGGCAATTGCCTCCTCCGCGATGGCCGGCGTTCCGCCCGCGATCGACGGGATGATGGACAGATCGTCGCCCGCCTTGACCGGTGAGTTTTCTTTCTCCGGCAGATCGCGGATGTCGTCATCGTT contains:
- the moeB gene encoding molybdopterin-synthase adenylyltransferase MoeB, yielding MAEEAIAEPTTELPTLSNDEIARYSRHLILPEVGMDGQRKLKAAKVLCVGTGGLGAPLALYLAAAGVGTIGLVDFDVVDESNLQRQIIHSQATVGKLKVDSAELMIKGLNKNTNVVKHNTMLTSANALEIFRDYDVIADGTDNFQTRYLVNDACVLTGKPNAYGSIFRFEGQASVFATEEGPCYRCLYPEPPPPGLVPSCAEGGVLGILPGLVGVIQATEVIKLILGIGEPLIGRLLLVDSLGMTFRTLKLRKNPNCPACGTHEIQELIDYNQFCGVAPPVEAGPLEVSSHGAVAQGANEVDGIPQITVEELKAKRDEGKAFILDVREPHEAQIASIGAPQIPVGQLEQRLSELRGHENDEILVHCKTGGRSQKASVLLKANGFKNVKNVAGGITAWAERIDPSVPKY